In Natronolimnobius baerhuensis, a single window of DNA contains:
- a CDS encoding TrmB family transcriptional regulator → MPTAEQAVQLLIELGLTEYEARCFVALSRVSTATASEVATLSEVPRSRVYDAVERLHRRGLVDIQQSDPREYRAISTDAALESLRNQYTDTLEATDEALSNLQQSSHPDEQGAWAIADHDHVSDRVESFLKEATEEVYVLAADESTFGRSFLDALESASDRDVTVYIEVSSATAEETIRDAVPTAHIANTDLAADPASLAEKRLGRIVMADRQSVLVSGITERDQTASLEETALWASGPDHGLVVGLRHILVSRIDSQPVFSESD, encoded by the coding sequence ATGCCCACAGCGGAGCAGGCAGTACAGCTCTTGATCGAACTGGGGCTGACCGAGTACGAAGCGCGGTGTTTCGTTGCGCTCTCACGAGTGTCGACAGCAACCGCCTCGGAGGTCGCAACACTCTCCGAAGTCCCACGCTCGCGGGTGTACGACGCCGTCGAACGACTCCATCGACGCGGACTCGTCGACATCCAACAGTCCGATCCGCGCGAATACCGCGCTATCTCGACTGACGCCGCTCTCGAGTCGCTGCGAAACCAGTACACGGACACGCTCGAGGCGACCGACGAGGCACTGTCGAACCTCCAACAGTCGAGCCACCCGGATGAGCAGGGTGCTTGGGCAATCGCGGATCACGATCACGTCAGCGACCGGGTCGAATCGTTCCTCAAGGAGGCAACCGAAGAAGTGTACGTGCTTGCCGCAGACGAGTCGACGTTCGGGCGCTCATTTCTCGATGCGCTCGAGTCAGCAAGCGACCGTGACGTCACCGTCTACATCGAGGTCTCGTCCGCCACGGCTGAAGAGACGATTCGTGATGCCGTGCCGACGGCCCACATTGCCAATACGGATCTAGCAGCTGACCCGGCATCACTCGCTGAAAAGCGACTCGGCCGGATCGTCATGGCTGACCGGCAATCCGTCCTCGTCAGTGGGATCACGGAAAGGGACCAAACGGCATCACTCGAGGAAACGGCACTGTGGGCGAGTGGGCCGGACCACGGGCTTGTCGTTGGACTTCGCCACATCCTCGTCAGCAGGATCGATTCCCAACCCGTCTTCAGCGAGTCCGACTAG
- a CDS encoding universal stress protein, which produces MTLTFDGTVVVPVADPDDSERTATAVASHLEAGSTAIIVNVIEKAGGAPDKASMAQREEYAADMFDRAREALANSPATIETDVLYGTDVVERTFAEAQDRNADAVVFTAREGNRLAELLTGDVARRMVKEASVPVVALPQE; this is translated from the coding sequence ATGACGCTGACCTTCGACGGAACGGTGGTCGTTCCCGTTGCTGATCCCGATGACAGCGAGCGAACTGCAACGGCGGTTGCATCGCATCTCGAGGCGGGAAGCACGGCAATCATCGTTAACGTGATCGAGAAAGCTGGCGGCGCACCCGATAAGGCATCGATGGCACAACGAGAGGAGTACGCCGCCGACATGTTCGACCGGGCACGCGAGGCGCTTGCGAACTCACCAGCGACGATTGAGACGGACGTTCTCTACGGGACCGATGTCGTCGAACGCACGTTCGCGGAAGCCCAGGATCGGAACGCTGACGCCGTTGTCTTCACTGCTCGAGAGGGGAACCGACTCGCTGAACTGCTGACTGGTGACGTCGCTCGACGCATGGTCAAAGAGGCATCCGTGCCGGTCGTGGCGCTACCCCAGGAGTAA